TAATTTCCTATGGCAGTTAGATGGACCGTGTCCAAATTCTTGACAGTTGTAACACTGTGTGCCTTGTCTTGTATTGACGAAACGCTCTATTTTGACGATGTAGGCGTCAATGTGTCTGATTTCATAGACTGCGTTTACATCAGTATAAGCAGCAACTGATAGGTAATTCTACTACTTCGTCGTTTCAATTCCGCTATGATGTGTTCAACGGCTATCCTAGGCTATTCTTTGATTAcgaatttcttttctttgatTTCTGGCTGATTATATGTGTGGTAAGGAATATCTTTTTTCTGTAGGTGTGCTTCTATGTTTTTGTGGTCAATAGTAGTTTACGGATagtagggtgcttcgtttccggcgaaagtattttttttgttgctcatcaagcaaaatattgttttttatgctaaaacaaaaatttctgccAAGTTTAAGCTCTTAATTtgaatcctaagtactttccattcgatttccaagatttcccatttaaaattcaCGTAAGTTAAATTACTTCTtctttaactttctaatactcagctgtgTTTTATGATttcgacgcggttttggtcgcaaattgtagggcatttggtgttcttaaaagtgcccatagtaacttagctgttattccagctgtttcacttgtgtccgctgcggaagtcatttttcctctgaaattgacatttatttgCTTGCAGAACATAAACCAATGGAAGTATATTGAAAATCTTAATGAGAATTacgtaggaaattttattccgttcaaaaaaagtcctatgaggCAAGTCACTCAAgcccatagtttccgagttatagtgatttcaataatttaaaaaataaaatatcaattatcatgttttttttaatatcatatttttcaaattattaaaatcacgATAACTTGGAAattatggactttagcgacttgcctcataagactttttttgaagggaataaaattttctataaaatttttattaaaatttttggtgtgcattcattgctgtacgttctgcaagccaataaatgtcaatttcataggaaaaatgacttccgcagcggacacaagtgaaacagctggaattacagctaagttactgtggacacttttgaagaacaccaaatgccctacaatttgcgaccaaaatcGCGTCTATATCATAAAACGTCGCTGATTATTagaaagttaataaaaaagtaatttaattaacgtatattttaaatgggaaatcttggaaatcaaatggaaagtacttaggattggaattgaGAGCttaaacttggcaggaatttttgttttagcataaaaaacaatattttgcgtGATGAGTAACGAAAAAAtcactttcgccggaaacgaagcaccctgaTGGATAGATTGTAAACGTAGTTCTTGAATGCTTAACCATCGTGTTTGGTAAAATTGTTCTCATTTCTTGTGTTAGTTTTATCACATTGTTGTGGTCTAGTTTACTTGCTTTGATGACTATAGGTGCTGgttagtattttaaattaattgtttcacATTCGTCTTCCATATCTCTATTTACAATGTCACtattggtttttaaatttctttttttctttggaTCCGTTTGAGGatcttttatatttcttttccTTCTTGAAAACATAGTAAACCCGTCTGGGTCTGGATCCCTATTAGGGCCACTATCACTCACTTCTAGTTTGACTACTAGAAATTTACTAAAACTCACTCAAATGTTGATAGCACAGAAGGTAGGTGTTTATCGATTGACAGCTTAATCGAGAATCAATCAGTGCCAATGCACTGCCGCTCTCAGATCCCCTTCTTTTATAACCGTGGCGTCGGGTTCTAGAATGTTCTCAACGGAGTGGGAGGAATCGGTATTCGCGCTCCAATGAGATTGCTGGCTTTCGGAGAAAAAGACAAACGTTAAGAGCTGCCAATGAGAAGTCTTGGTTGAGGTCGGAAGGGGTAGAGTTGGTTTCTATTGTTCTTTGGCGTGCTGGGAGCGAGCGGTCTTTCTCCATGGTCTGCGCGAATTGAATCACTTACTTTTGAACATTCTCCACTTCAATTCCTTAACCTTGTGAAGAATTAGATCCTTTTTGTGATTCATCTTGATGAGGAGGAATCGGTCGTGGAGCGAGCTTGACAATTGGTCGAGTAAGAGCTGAGGTGGCTGTTTTGACAGTCACCACTCGACACAGTCCATCACTACCCGGATGGAGCTGAACGACACGAGCGAGAGGCTATTTTGATGGTGGGAGCCGCTCGTCGGTGAGAAGTACTAGAGAGCCCACTTGAATGTTGTCATGGGCTTTTTGCCATTTAGAGATGAACTGATGGGCTTGAAGACATTCTTTTGACCATCTATCCCAAAATCTTCAAAATCGTTCTTGAATTCTTTGGGAATGAGAAAACCTTGACTCCGGTATAGAGGATAACAATGTTTCTGGTATTATAGTGAGAGCTTCTCCACGAATGACATGTCTTGGAGTTAAGGCTGAGATGTCATCAAGGTCGTCTGAGAGAGCACCGAGAGGTCGTGAATTAAGTACTGCTTCCGCTCGTGCGAAAAACATAGAGAAGTCTTCGAAAGTGAGAAGAGTGTCTGAGATAGTTCGTTGAAGATGATGCTTTACTGACTTGACTGCTGCTTCTTACTTTCCACCCATGTGAAGCGCACCAGGTGGGTTGAAAATCCACTGAATGCCGTCGTTGGCTAGAACCCTTTGAAGTTCTTAAGATGCCTTTGTCGACTGCCTGAATAAATCCTTGAGTATAGCGTCAGCTCTTTTGAAATTTGTATTGCAATCATTTCTGAGTGTCTCGCAAATTCCACGACGACTTGTTAAACGTCGGAAGGCCTTGAGGAAACCCTCTCCTGAGTAATCTGAAACTGCTTCTAGATGAATTGCTGAAGTGGTGAAACATACAAAGACTGCAATCCAGCCTTTGAAGCTTTTTGCACCTCGGCCTTGAAATGTTTTCAATAAGATAGGACCTGCGTAATCTACTCCAGTGTTCTCAAATACTAGAGATGGTGTTATTCGAGAAGTCGGGAGCGGAGCCATGAGTTGTTGAGCTCGAATCTCACGTATTCGAGCGCACACGAGACATCTTTGAATGAATGACTTTATTGGAGCTCGGCCATCGATGATCCAACAAGTTTTTCTGACATGAGATAAGGTCAGCTGAGTGCCACCATGAAGAGTTCTGGAGTGAGCATCTGCAATAATGAGATCTGCAGTTTACTGTGTCAAGGTAGAATCGCTGGGTGTTTACTGTCTTTAGGCAGTAGAGAATTCTGGAGACGACCTCCAACTTGTAATATACCAGTATGGTCCACCATTGCTGTCAACCGAGAGAGAACATGATTCTTGTGAAGCCCCTTACCAGCTTGTATAGCTTTTCTTTCTATAGAGAAATATGCTTGTTGAGTTGTCCGAATCCAGAACTGCTTAGCAGCTTCTAAGTCCGCTGGATTAATTAATGAGATGGCTAGGCTAGAATTCGGAACTCTTTTAAACCGTGAGATGGCTCGCTGAAAAATTGCAGTGATCCTGAGTAATTCAGAGAGATCTTTATTGAAGGATTTAACTTGAGGTAAGTCAATGAGATCCCATAATACTGGTGGAGATGTTACTGCGAGTGAGATGCCAGGTCTTTTTTCCAAATCATCTTTTGGAGATGGTGCTACTTTTGATGGCCAGTATTCCGGAGGTTGAGAGAGCCATGGTGGCCCAGTCTACCACAATGAGTGCTCAATGAGTTGTGAAGCGCTTAAGCCCCGAGAAGCACAATCTGCTGGGTTGAGTTTTCCTGATGTGAATCTCCAATGAGCATGTGGAGTAGCATCATGAATCGCTGATACTCGGTTGCCCACAAACTCTTTCCATCTcattggattattttttacccaTGCGAGAGTCACTAAGGAGTCTGTCCATAGGAATACTAGCACGTCATTAAGATTGAGAGTCTTCTGAGTATGTTTGACTAGATTTGCGAGTAAAGCAGCAGCTGATAACTCTAGTCTTGGAATCGTAAGACGTTTGAGAGCTACCACTTTGGTTTTTGTACAGACTAGATTTACAACTGACGAGTTGTCTAAGTATGTTACTTTGAGGTAGACCGCTGCTGCCATTGCTAGTTGAGAAGCATCTGAGAACCCATGAATTTGTACCAAGAAGGCTTGAGAGTGCAAATGCAACCATCTGGGAATTTTGATTGTCAAGAGTGTCTTGAGGTCTTCCCGAACTTTGTCACATTGACGAATTATTTCAGGAGTTAGTGGCTCATTCCAACCAATCTTTTCCAGCCGAAGCTGTtgcatcaaaatttttgctctGATTACAACCGGAGATATAAGCCCAAGTGGATCGAAAGAGAGAATCGCTCGTTTTGTAATGGTTTGTTTGAACGAAATGTTTCCTTGGAATGAGAAGATGTCTTCATGAGGATGCCATGAGATACCAAGTATCTTTGAAATGAGATCTTCGAATGTATGCACAGGCTGAGCGTCTTGAGTCGATGCACTTGGTAGTGAGAATTGCGGATGATTGCTTTTCCACTTGTCTAGAGGTAAACCAGCTGAGAGGCACATGTCGTTCAATTGCGTAGCAATAGTCGTGAGTTGCTCGAGAGTTTCTACACCACCTGAGATGTCATTAACACAACTACCTTTGAGAATTATATCTGTTGCAAGCTACTAATTGCTTGAGTACTCGACAAGCGAGATATGGAGCTGACCGTGTTCCATACGTTACGATAGTTAATTAATACGATCGAACATTTGAGTCTTGATCCAGCCATAGGATGCGCTAAAGGTCCCAATCATCTTCTTGAACTTTAATTTGACGGAACATTTTGACTATGTCCGTGATGAAGATATTTTTGTGTTGTCTGATGTAGAGCAACACGTCGAAGATGTCGGACTGAGTCTTTGGGCCAGTATGCATAATGTCATTGAGTAAAACTTGAAATGACGTTTTACTGGATCCATTGGATAGTACTATGAGTATTGTTGATGTGCTCTGCTCACGTAATACTCCATGATGAGAGAAACAATACGCATGAGAAGGCTCTGGGGCGTTCAATGGTACAGCAACCATATGACCAAGGTCTTCATATTCTTGGAGGAACTTGATGTAGCGCTCCTTAAGAGTTGAATCAGCGTCGAGTCGTTTGAGAAGACGTTGAAGGCATCGCTGGgctgtaaattttgaattatctaGCCGTGAGACGTCCGAATTGAGAGGTAGTCGTACAACATAACGACCTGAATCGTCTCGATAATGCGTTGAATTGAAATGTTCTTCACATTCGGACTCAGCTTTATTGAGTTGTGTCTCTGATGTGGTTGGAACTTCCTCTTGTACCCAGAATTTAGTGAGAGTGTCTTGCAATTCCTTATTAGAAGGCAGGTGAAGAGATCGTAGAGGCTTTGTCTGAGAGTTAGTATATGCTTGATCTAGAACAGCCCATCCAAAAATTGTATGCATAGCCATGGGTTCAGGTGGACCCCTCATGACCAAACGAGACGATCTGAGAATGCTTCTGAGGTTGTCTGCACCGATGAGGATGTCAATTGATCCTGGTATTAGAAAGTCTGGATCTAACTCTAAGTTGTTAATATGATGCCAGTCTTGATTAGTTACCATTACTGATGGAATGTGAGTGGTAATTCTTGGTAGTATATGTGCATCGAAATGCACCTGAGATTGCGAATGTGTGGACTGTAGATTGAGCGTCGCAAGACCTTGAGTTGTTCCAGGTGAGGTGCTACCAACTCCCAGTATTGGAATTGCTGCTGGCTTTCTAAGAAGTCCAAACTTATTGACTAGTGTTGATGAAACTAGTGTTAGTTCAGAGCCTGGGTCTAAGAGGACAGGAGCTTGATGTTGAGAGTTGTCTGGTGATATGACAACTACTTTGCAAGTAGCTAGTAGCACTGCTGTTCGTGATTGAACTGTTGACACTGGATGAGAAGTCCGTTTTCTACTTGTTTGAGAAGTCAAGTCTTTAATTGACTGAGAAGCCTGCCGTTGAACCGATTGAGAAGTTGGTTCTTGAATTGTTTAAGAAGTCTGttcttgattaattatttaagaagaCTTATAGACAGTAGTTGGAAAGATGAATTCAGTCTGAGTAGACGCATTGCACTGTCTCTTGAGAAGTTGACGTAGGCTCCGAGAAGTCCTACCTAACCTTCATTGTGGTTGAGCTGTGCTGGTAGTAGCTGGAATATTGTCTTGAGAGGGTGCTGAGAAGACTTTCGTAGCTGCTGGAGTTGCCTTGGATCATTGATGGAAAAGAGTATAACGACGTTCCTCGCAGATTTTACATCCCTTCTCGATGTTGCATTTACGCAGGTTATGCCTATCAAGACAGTTAAAGCAGAGTCTCTCTCTACGAACAATCTCCATCTTATCGTTATAACTGAGTTGACTGAAGGCTGGACAGAAGGCGATATAATGTGACTTTGAACAAGCACTGCAGTGATTACTCAAGTCAGGCCTCGTTGAGATGTTCTGTACAGTCGCTGGTGAGTGAAGAGACTGAGGAGGTTCGGACTGCACGAGATGAGAGTGAGCTGGTTGAGATCCCTGTGAAAATCGTCACGGGAATGCaagctattatttattttaatattattattaaggttggatttaaataaatctcatTTTACTTTATTGAACATTGGTATTACCTCAAATATGTGCATGTAAGCACAGTTATTGATATATAGTTGCACCGGCATATGGTCCGAATCGGTGACACGACATTTGACCCGGCGACGAAATACCCACGACAAAATACCTGATGCCAAAATACCCGAAGACAAAATACCCGGTGATAAAATACCCAATGATAAATCACCGatcgataaaatatttgttgctAAATCCTGCCGGTaactaaacaattaattatattaattgaatttttataacctGCTATTTTACGGTTACAAAGAGTATTTAGTTgtcaagtaaattttcatacagTTATACTCTAGATTTTATTCTATCAAAGTCACAATTATTACGtgttcattattgtttatgttggaattttgaatattattagttTCTTTGATTCTTAGTAATGccattaaaatatgtaaagtCCCAAaaagggaaaaatttattaaatcataatgGATATTTAGACAGCTGTAAaactcataataaaaatagtggtACGTGGAGATGTATCGAACATAACCATCAAGTGAAATGCTCTGTTATTATACACacatctaattaaaaaaatggtaattctttaagtcctaagaaaatttggttattactttttaatttacgttTATTTAATCGACAAAACTTATTTGATAGGTGAAATTATTGGTGATGCTCCAATTCATCATTGTGCTAGTGATGTATCTAACATTAAAACTAAAGTTGTTCGTTGTAATTAAAAAGGCCGTGCTGTGAATAACGATAGTAATCCGTTAGGAATTATTGCTGATGTCGTTAAAGATGTTAAATCACCAGTTATGTCTCGATTGGGTGAAATTTCAAGTATGCAGCGTATGATTCAACGCGTTCGTAGTGAGAAACTACCTAAAGTTGAAGGAAAAACTCTTTTCCATTTGACATTGCcagatgaattaaaattaacagaaaaaaacgaaacttttttacaGTATGACAATGGACAAAACAATAATCGTTTTATGATTTTCACTACAAATTCTAATCTAATGAAATTATCTTAGTGTAAAATTTGGGCTGGTGATAGCATATTCCGACCCGTAcctgttttatttaaacaattgtaTTCATTGCACGGAGTCATTAATGAGCACACACTACCGCTCGTTTATATTGTGTCATCACGAAAATCTAAAACTGTATATCAACagattctgtaaaaaattaaagaattgcTGCCTGATAATATCAAAGTACGTCGAATGTTGACTGACGATGAATTATCATTTGTTAGTGCATTTAAGAATGTATTTATCGATGTCCATGTAAGCGGATGTTTTTTCCATTATACTCAGTGTATATGGCGAAATGTTTAAGCCAAGGGCTTACAGGaattgtataataaaaatattcgtattgctgaaaatataagaatGCTGATGGCAATTGCACTTGTGCCGACTAATGACGTGATCACTGCTTATAATGAACTCATACAATCTGAAAGTTATATTCAATATGAAAACGAATTAAGTAAGATATTAGACTGTTTTGAATCAACATGGATTGGAATATTAAAACGAAATATAGTTGATCGAACTGAgccattattttaaattaaattgtggaaTTGTTATAATAGCGTAGTAAATGATGAAACTCGATCTAACAACGGTATTGAAGGTTGGCATCGTTCTTTTAATGCTTTAGTTCGAGTTCATCATGctagtattattaaatttgtaagtGCACTAAAATCTAAGCAGACGATTCTTGAATTAAAACGAGTACAACAAAATACTGGTGTACCTTTGTCTAAACGACGCTGTCAGTACCGCAATCATGATGCTCGCCTAAAAACAATTGTTACCGCATACGATCCCAATATGAAGTTGCAATACTTTGAAAATGTTGTAGGTATTTTACGGCTTTAGAGCCTGGTATtcgtatattattataatattttgattatttacatataattaaaatttatttaactgttTTCACgtgataaaaatagtaattagacGATAATATTCTgtagattataaaattatcatgattactttatgtttaaaatgaataataagtATAACAGTGCAAAcgatatattgataatttgttattatgattataagtTGATGTATTATCAATGtaacatattattatattaaagttagattaataaattacgttGACTTAACTAAATTATATTGGATGATGaacca
The sequence above is drawn from the Microplitis demolitor isolate Queensland-Clemson2020A chromosome 3, iyMicDemo2.1a, whole genome shotgun sequence genome and encodes:
- the LOC103576088 gene encoding uncharacterized protein LOC103576088 → MCLSAGLPLDKWKSNHPQFSLPSASTQDAQPVHTFEDLISKILGISWHPHEDIFSFQGNISFKQTITKRAILSFDPLGLISPVVIRAKILMQQLRLEKIGWNEPLTPEIIRQCDKVREDLKTLLTIKIPRWLHLHSQAFLVQIHGFSDASQLAMAAAVYLKVTYLDNSSVVNLVCTKTKVVALKRLTIPRLELSAAALLANLVKHTQKTLNLNDVLVFLWTDSLVTLAWVKNNPMRWKEFVGNRVSAIHDATPHAHWRFTSGKLNPADCASRGLSASQLIEHSLW